From Methylovorus glucosotrophus:
CGGCCTTTGCCAGTTGCGCCCCGAAATGCAGGGTGGCAGCCTCATCGGCCAGGTCAAATGTAATATCATGTGCCATATGCAATTTACTTCAGACAGCCCTGTGTTGCCCATTGATCTGCCAGCCTTGGCGCTGGATATCAAGCGCTGGGCGCAAGAGCTTGGGTTCAGCCAGCTTGGCATTACCGATACCGATCTCAGCGCCGCTGAGCCTGCCCATCAGGCCTGGCTGGAAAAAGGATTTCATGGTGCCATGGATTATATGGCAAAACATGGCAGCAAACGTACCCGCCCGCAGGAATTAGTCCCCGGCACCTTACGTATTTTGTCAGTCCGCATGAATTATCAGCCACCCGCCACGCGCGACAGCTGGGAGGTCATGGCCGATGGAGAAAGCGCCTTTATCTCGCGTTATGCCCTGGGCCGGGATTATCACAAGGTATTGCGCAGCCGGCTGCAGCAGTTGTGCGATCGTATTGCTGCCCATATTGCCCCGCTGACAGACGACAGTTTTGATTATCGCGTGTTTACCGATAGCGCGCCGGTACTCGAAGTTGAGCTGGCACAGAAAGCCGGGCTAGGCTGGCGCGGCAAGCACACCCTGCTGCTGTCGCGCGATGCCGGTTCCTGGTTTTTTCTGGGGGAGATTTATACCAATCTGCCCTTGCCGGTGGATACGCCCGGGCAGAACCATTGTGGCACTTGCCACGCCTGTCTGGACATCTGCCCAACCCAGGCCATTGTGGCGCCATACGAAGTGGATGCCCGCCGCTGCATTTCCTACCTGACCATTGAGCTCAAGGATAGCATTCCCGAAAGCTTGCGGCCGCTGATAGGCAATCGCGTCTATGGCTGCGATGACTGCCAGCTGGCCTGCCCATGGAACAAGTTTGGCCAGCTGACCGCGCAGGAGGATTTTCATGTGCGCCATGGCCTGGATGATGCCAGCCTGGTAGAACTGTTCGGTTGGGATGAGGCCACCTTCAAGGAGCG
This genomic window contains:
- the queG gene encoding tRNA epoxyqueuosine(34) reductase QueG, with amino-acid sequence MQFTSDSPVLPIDLPALALDIKRWAQELGFSQLGITDTDLSAAEPAHQAWLEKGFHGAMDYMAKHGSKRTRPQELVPGTLRILSVRMNYQPPATRDSWEVMADGESAFISRYALGRDYHKVLRSRLQQLCDRIAAHIAPLTDDSFDYRVFTDSAPVLEVELAQKAGLGWRGKHTLLLSRDAGSWFFLGEIYTNLPLPVDTPGQNHCGTCHACLDICPTQAIVAPYEVDARRCISYLTIELKDSIPESLRPLIGNRVYGCDDCQLACPWNKFGQLTAQEDFHVRHGLDDASLVELFGWDEATFKERMAGSAIYRIGHEQWLRNIAVGLGNAPSSPEVISALKKRLDHPSTLVNEHVRWALKQHEHLSAAAL